A genome region from Ralstonia solanacearum K60 includes the following:
- a CDS encoding AI-2E family transporter gives MNAPLLTQDTKRTLAWIAVAVIFLALLKLLAPTLTPFVFAFILSYILHPGVEWLQRHRVPRVLGVFLMILLLAVAAVALMLLILAVLQREIPAIREQLPGMLSKLNAAVTPRLAEMGVHVRFDFPGLRKLLTEQLAASPEDVMSTALNYLRVSGSAAVQLLGIVFLVPIVMFYLLMDWNMLMRRLEGAVPRRWIGKARELATETDGLLSQYLRGQIIVMLVLAVYYSSGLALAGFDVALPIGIFTGLAVFIPYIGFGIGLTLAILSALLQFGNLYGLLAVAVVYGIGQVLEGFYLTPRLVGERIGLHPLAVILALLAFGQLFGFFGILLALPISAVLLVGLRQIRQLYLGSKLYRD, from the coding sequence ATGAACGCCCCGTTGCTGACGCAGGATACCAAGCGCACGCTCGCGTGGATCGCCGTGGCCGTCATCTTCCTGGCCCTGCTCAAGCTGCTGGCGCCGACGCTCACGCCGTTCGTGTTCGCCTTCATCCTGTCGTACATCCTGCATCCGGGCGTGGAATGGCTGCAGCGGCACCGCGTGCCGCGCGTGCTGGGGGTGTTCCTGATGATCCTGCTGCTGGCGGTGGCGGCGGTGGCGCTGATGCTGCTGATCCTGGCGGTGCTGCAGCGGGAGATTCCCGCCATCCGCGAACAGTTGCCCGGCATGCTGTCCAAGCTGAACGCGGCGGTCACCCCGCGGCTGGCGGAGATGGGCGTGCACGTGCGCTTCGATTTCCCCGGCCTGCGCAAGCTGCTGACCGAACAGCTCGCCGCCAGCCCGGAAGACGTGATGTCCACGGCGCTGAACTACCTGCGCGTGTCGGGCTCGGCCGCGGTGCAGCTGCTCGGCATCGTCTTCCTGGTGCCGATCGTGATGTTCTACCTGCTGATGGACTGGAACATGCTGATGCGCCGGCTGGAAGGCGCCGTGCCGCGCCGCTGGATCGGCAAGGCGCGCGAGCTGGCGACCGAGACCGACGGCCTGCTGTCGCAATACCTGCGCGGGCAGATCATCGTGATGCTGGTGCTGGCGGTGTATTACTCGTCGGGGCTGGCCCTGGCCGGCTTCGACGTGGCGCTGCCGATCGGCATCTTCACCGGGCTGGCGGTGTTCATCCCCTACATCGGCTTCGGCATCGGCCTGACGCTGGCGATCCTGTCGGCGCTGCTGCAGTTCGGCAACCTGTACGGCCTGCTGGCGGTGGCGGTAGTCTACGGCATCGGCCAGGTGCTGGAAGGCTTCTACCTGACGCCGCGGCTGGTAGGCGAGCGCATCGGTCTGCACCCGCTGGCCGTCATCCTCGCCTTGCTGGCTTTTGGCCAATTGTTTGGTTTTTTCGGTATCCTGCTGGCCCTGCCGATCAGCGCGGTGCTGCTGGTCGGCCTGCGGCAGATCCGGCAGCTCTACCTGGGCAGCAAGCTGTACCGCGACTAA
- a CDS encoding HAD family hydrolase, producing MNLALFDLDHTLIPTDSDHEWGRFLIRRGVVDEAEYQRRNDQFYADYKAGTLDIHAFLRFALAPLAAHPRDTLAQWHAEFMHDVIRPKITPQAQALVYKHLDAGDLCCVVTATNSFVTRPIAKAFGIEHLIATEPATADGTPGGRFTGDVHGTPSFREGKVARVHEWLANMGHGWSDFERSTFYSDSANDVPLLEEVTDPVATNPDDTLRHLAARRNWRIMDLF from the coding sequence ATGAATCTTGCCCTCTTTGACCTCGATCACACCCTGATCCCCACCGACAGCGACCACGAGTGGGGGCGTTTCCTCATCCGCCGCGGGGTCGTGGATGAAGCCGAATACCAGCGCAGGAACGACCAGTTCTACGCCGACTACAAGGCCGGCACGCTGGATATCCATGCCTTCCTGCGCTTCGCCCTGGCGCCGCTCGCCGCCCACCCGCGCGACACGCTGGCCCAGTGGCACGCCGAATTCATGCACGACGTGATCCGGCCCAAGATCACGCCGCAGGCCCAGGCGCTGGTCTACAAGCACCTGGACGCCGGCGACCTGTGCTGCGTGGTCACCGCCACCAACAGCTTCGTCACCCGGCCGATCGCCAAGGCCTTCGGCATCGAACACCTGATCGCCACGGAACCGGCCACCGCCGACGGCACGCCCGGCGGCCGCTTCACCGGCGACGTCCACGGCACGCCGAGCTTCCGCGAGGGCAAGGTCGCACGTGTGCACGAATGGCTCGCCAACATGGGCCACGGCTGGAGCGACTTCGAACGCAGCACCTTCTACAGCGATTCGGCCAACGACGTGCCGCTGCTGGAAGAAGTGACCGACCCGGTCGCCACCAACCCCGACGACACCCTGCGGCACCTCGCCGCCCGGCGCAACTGGCGCATCATGGATCTCTTCTGA
- a CDS encoding deoxynucleoside kinase produces MALDHLRRIVVEGPIGVGKTALAQRLADHLRAATLFETPEDNPFLARFYEAPARYALPVQLRFLLQRAQRLTAWHKATLAGERIVADSFLPRDRLFAQLTLPADELVLYDAMAQALAPPPQRIDLVVCLQARAEDLLPRIAKRAVPFEAGIDVEYLERICAAYGELFLYYDAAPTLIVDTAAFDPAGNDDDFRTLLTRIDAMRGPKEFIKLATR; encoded by the coding sequence ATGGCACTCGATCATCTGCGCCGCATCGTCGTCGAAGGGCCGATCGGCGTCGGCAAGACGGCATTGGCGCAACGGCTGGCCGATCACCTGCGTGCGGCCACGCTGTTCGAAACCCCTGAAGACAACCCCTTTCTTGCGCGTTTCTACGAAGCGCCCGCGCGCTATGCGCTGCCGGTGCAACTGCGCTTCCTGCTGCAGCGCGCGCAGCGGCTGACCGCATGGCACAAGGCCACGCTGGCCGGCGAGCGCATCGTCGCCGACAGTTTCCTGCCGCGCGACCGCCTGTTCGCCCAACTGACGCTGCCCGCCGACGAGCTCGTGCTGTACGACGCCATGGCGCAGGCGCTGGCCCCGCCGCCGCAGCGCATCGATCTCGTCGTCTGCCTGCAGGCGCGCGCCGAAGACCTGCTGCCGCGCATCGCCAAGCGCGCCGTTCCCTTCGAAGCGGGCATCGACGTCGAATACCTCGAACGCATCTGCGCCGCGTACGGCGAGCTGTTTCTGTATTACGATGCCGCACCGACGCTGATCGTCGACACCGCCGCCTTCGACCCGGCCGGCAACGACGACGATTTCCGCACCTTGCTCACCCGCATCGACGCGATGCGCGGGCCCAAGGAATTCATCAAGCTGGCGACCCGGTAG
- the folK gene encoding 2-amino-4-hydroxy-6-hydroxymethyldihydropteridine diphosphokinase yields the protein MTVAYIGIGANLGDARQAVKDAVVCLAQQVGISITGKSSLYRSAPVDATGDDYINAVVRIDTHFTAGQLLRICHHIEDQFGRERPFRNAPRTLDLDLLLYGDQILTSPELTVPHPRVGQRAFTLLPLHELAPDLVIPGIGAVAALLPGVADQVIEKMTLCQCMRAKPAA from the coding sequence ATGACAGTGGCGTATATCGGCATCGGCGCCAACCTCGGCGATGCGCGCCAGGCAGTCAAGGATGCCGTGGTCTGCCTCGCGCAGCAGGTGGGCATCAGCATCACCGGCAAGTCCAGCCTGTACCGCAGCGCCCCCGTCGATGCCACCGGCGACGATTACATCAATGCCGTGGTGCGCATCGATACGCATTTCACCGCCGGCCAGCTGCTGCGCATCTGCCACCACATCGAAGACCAGTTCGGCCGCGAACGCCCATTCCGCAACGCGCCGCGCACGCTGGACCTGGACCTGCTGCTGTACGGCGACCAGATCCTCACCTCGCCCGAGCTGACCGTGCCGCATCCGCGCGTCGGACAGCGTGCCTTTACCCTGCTGCCGCTGCACGAACTGGCGCCGGATCTCGTCATCCCCGGCATCGGCGCCGTGGCGGCACTGCTGCCGGGCGTCGCCGACCAGGTCATCGAGAAGATGACGCTGTGCCAGTGCATGCGCGCCAAGCCGGCCGCCTGA
- a CDS encoding Ada metal-binding domain-containing protein has translation MAKTWTLLGADSHPYESPVPGTLGGHRRTRLYGRLDCRAARRAIARGGYVRHRVFFLTEADARAAGYRPCAVCLPQAYAAWKREKGKGERSVASR, from the coding sequence ATGGCGAAGACCTGGACGCTGCTCGGCGCCGACAGCCACCCCTACGAGAGCCCCGTCCCCGGCACGCTGGGCGGTCACCGGCGCACGCGCCTCTATGGGCGGCTCGATTGCCGCGCCGCGCGCCGGGCCATCGCACGCGGGGGCTATGTGCGGCACCGTGTGTTCTTCCTCACCGAGGCCGACGCCCGCGCCGCCGGCTACCGGCCCTGCGCGGTGTGCCTGCCGCAGGCATATGCGGCATGGAAAAGGGAAAAGGGGAAAGGGGAAAGGTCGGTCGCTTCCCGGTAA
- the ada gene encoding bifunctional DNA-binding transcriptional regulator/O6-methylguanine-DNA methyltransferase Ada, which produces MPASALSAVEHDPRWARVLARDASADGQFVYAVKTTGVYCRPSSPSRLPRPENVEFFDSPAEAEAAGYRPSRRATPDQTTARAQHAALVAAACRRIEAAMAAGGPPTLETLAQDAGLSPYHFHRLFKSVTGLTPKAYGAAHRARRLREQLGRGSSVTEAIYDAGFNASSRFYEASDRVLGMTASRYRAGGAQTTIRFAVGECSLGAILVAQSERGICAILLGEDPDALVRDLQDQFPKAELIGGDAGFEGLVAKVVGLIEAPSIGLDLPLDVRGTAFQERVWQALRAIPPGTTASYAEIAARIGAPRAVRAVAQACGANHLAVAIPCHRVVRSDGQLSGYRWGVERKRTLLEREAQG; this is translated from the coding sequence ATGCCAGCGTCCGCACTATCCGCCGTCGAACACGACCCGCGCTGGGCCCGCGTGCTCGCGCGCGATGCGTCCGCCGACGGCCAGTTCGTCTATGCCGTGAAGACCACGGGCGTGTACTGCCGGCCCAGCAGCCCGTCGCGGCTGCCGCGCCCGGAGAACGTCGAGTTCTTCGACTCCCCCGCCGAGGCCGAGGCCGCCGGCTACCGCCCGAGCCGCCGCGCCACGCCGGACCAGACCACGGCGCGCGCGCAGCACGCCGCGCTGGTCGCCGCCGCGTGCCGCCGCATCGAGGCCGCCATGGCCGCCGGCGGGCCGCCCACGCTGGAGACGCTGGCGCAGGACGCCGGCCTGAGCCCCTACCACTTCCACCGCCTGTTCAAGTCCGTCACCGGGCTCACACCGAAGGCCTACGGCGCGGCGCACCGGGCGCGCAGGCTGCGCGAGCAGCTCGGCCGCGGCAGCTCGGTCACCGAGGCCATCTACGACGCGGGCTTCAATGCCAGCAGCCGCTTCTACGAGGCGTCCGACCGCGTGCTGGGCATGACGGCCAGCCGCTACCGCGCGGGCGGCGCGCAGACGACGATCCGCTTTGCCGTGGGCGAATGCTCGCTGGGCGCGATCCTGGTGGCGCAGAGCGAGCGCGGCATCTGCGCGATCCTGCTGGGCGAGGATCCGGATGCGCTGGTGCGCGACCTGCAGGACCAGTTCCCCAAGGCCGAGCTGATCGGCGGCGATGCGGGTTTCGAAGGCCTGGTCGCCAAGGTGGTCGGACTGATCGAAGCGCCATCGATCGGGCTGGACCTGCCGCTGGACGTGCGCGGCACCGCCTTCCAGGAGCGCGTCTGGCAGGCATTGCGCGCGATCCCGCCCGGCACCACGGCAAGCTACGCGGAGATCGCCGCGCGCATCGGCGCGCCCAGGGCGGTGCGCGCGGTGGCGCAGGCGTGCGGCGCCAACCACCTGGCGGTGGCCATCCCCTGCCACCGCGTGGTGCGCAGCGACGGCCAGCTCTCCGGTTACCGCTGGGGCGTGGAGCGCAAGCGCACGCTGCTGGAACGCGAAGCGCAAGGCTGA
- the hda gene encoding DnaA regulatory inactivator Hda — protein MALPQQLPLEFGATPAPTIDNFVATGNEEAVLRLSGLIAELAHGRAADRLVYLWGESGSGRSHLLHAVCAQAESAGFQARYLEAKAPLEAFEYDPAITIWAIDDAERLDEWAQVAAFNLVNEVRADPHAALITAGAAAPMSMPLREDLRTRLGWGLVYWLRPLSDADKVEALLQAAHERGMQLSADVPQWLVTHSYRDMPSLMALLEALDTYSLARKRAVTLPLLRDMLAMLK, from the coding sequence ATGGCCCTTCCACAGCAGCTACCGCTCGAGTTCGGCGCGACGCCCGCCCCGACCATCGACAACTTCGTCGCCACCGGCAACGAAGAGGCGGTGCTGCGCCTTTCGGGCCTGATCGCCGAGCTGGCCCACGGCCGCGCCGCGGACCGGCTGGTCTACCTGTGGGGCGAATCCGGCAGCGGCCGCAGCCACCTGCTGCACGCGGTCTGCGCGCAAGCGGAGTCCGCCGGCTTCCAGGCACGCTACCTGGAAGCGAAGGCGCCGCTCGAAGCGTTCGAATACGACCCGGCCATCACCATCTGGGCCATCGACGATGCCGAGCGGCTGGACGAATGGGCACAAGTGGCCGCCTTCAACCTGGTCAACGAAGTGCGAGCCGATCCGCATGCCGCGCTGATCACCGCGGGGGCGGCCGCGCCGATGTCGATGCCGCTGCGTGAAGATCTGCGCACCCGGCTGGGATGGGGGCTGGTCTACTGGCTGCGCCCGCTGTCCGACGCCGACAAGGTCGAAGCGCTGCTCCAGGCCGCCCATGAGCGCGGCATGCAGTTGTCGGCCGACGTGCCGCAGTGGCTTGTCACGCACTCCTATCGCGACATGCCGAGCCTGATGGCGCTGCTGGAAGCGCTCGACACCTATTCGCTCGCCCGCAAGCGTGCCGTCACCCTGCCGCTGCTGCGCGACATGCTGGCGATGCTGAAGTGA
- the purM gene encoding phosphoribosylformylglycinamidine cyclo-ligase, whose amino-acid sequence MSASETPSASAASTSSGLSYRDAGVDIEAGDALVDRIKPFAKRTLREGVLGGIGGFGALFEISKKYQEPVLVSGTDGVGTKLKLAFALNRHDTVGQDLVAMSVNDILVQGAEPLFFLDYFACGKLDVDTAATVIQGIAQGCELAGCALIGGETAEMPSMYPAGEYDLAGFAVGAVEKRKIIDGTTIAEGDVVLGLASSGAHSNGYSLVRKIIEVSRPDLNADFHGQRLQDAIMAPTRIYVKPLLSLIEKLPVKGMAHITGGGLVENVPRVLPEGVTAVLHQDAWTLPPLFQWLQKAGNVADDEMHRVFNCGIGMIVIVSAADAPAAIAHLKDAGETVYRIGEIRARQPGEAQTIVV is encoded by the coding sequence ATGAGCGCCTCCGAAACCCCATCCGCATCCGCCGCATCCACGTCAAGCGGTCTGTCCTACCGCGACGCGGGCGTTGACATCGAGGCGGGCGACGCCCTGGTCGACCGCATCAAGCCGTTTGCCAAGCGCACCCTGCGCGAAGGCGTGCTGGGCGGCATCGGCGGCTTCGGCGCGCTGTTCGAGATCTCCAAGAAGTACCAGGAGCCGGTGCTGGTGTCCGGCACCGACGGCGTGGGCACCAAGCTCAAGCTCGCCTTCGCGCTCAACCGCCACGACACCGTCGGCCAGGATCTGGTCGCGATGAGCGTCAACGACATCCTGGTGCAGGGCGCCGAGCCGCTGTTTTTCCTCGACTACTTCGCCTGCGGCAAGCTGGATGTCGATACCGCCGCCACTGTGATCCAGGGCATCGCCCAGGGCTGCGAACTGGCCGGCTGCGCGCTGATCGGCGGCGAGACGGCCGAGATGCCGAGCATGTACCCGGCCGGCGAATACGACCTGGCCGGCTTTGCCGTCGGCGCGGTCGAGAAGCGCAAGATCATCGACGGCACCACCATCGCCGAGGGCGACGTGGTGCTGGGCCTAGCTTCGTCGGGCGCGCATTCGAACGGCTACTCGCTGGTGCGCAAGATCATCGAGGTGTCGCGCCCGGACCTGAACGCCGACTTCCACGGCCAGCGCCTGCAGGACGCCATCATGGCGCCGACGCGCATCTACGTGAAGCCGCTGCTGTCGCTCATTGAAAAGCTGCCCGTCAAAGGCATGGCGCACATCACCGGCGGCGGCTTGGTCGAGAACGTGCCGCGCGTGCTGCCCGAAGGCGTGACCGCCGTGCTGCACCAGGACGCCTGGACGCTGCCGCCGCTGTTCCAGTGGCTGCAGAAGGCCGGCAACGTGGCCGACGACGAAATGCACCGCGTGTTCAACTGCGGCATCGGCATGATCGTGATCGTGTCGGCGGCCGACGCGCCGGCGGCCATCGCCCACCTGAAGGACGCGGGCGAGACGGTCTACCGGATCGGCGAGATTCGCGCGCGTCAGCCGGGCGAAGCGCAGACCATCGTGGTCTGA
- the panB gene encoding 3-methyl-2-oxobutanoate hydroxymethyltransferase encodes MSYLQESTRKAVTVTSLQAMRAAGERIAMLTAYDASFAALMERNGADVLLVGDSLGNVTQGQKTTLPVTLDHIAYHTECVSRGIDKALLMADLPFGTYGTPEQAFHSAVRLMQAGAQMVKLEGGVWLAPTIRFLVERSIPVCAHIGLTPQSVHAFGGFKVQGRGNEAAAQLKADALAVQDAGAQMVLMEAIPAALAGEVTHLLAVPTIGIGAGPECSGQVLVMHDMLGVFPGRRPKFVRNFMDGQSTIDGAIAAYVSAVKDGTFPGPEHSFTD; translated from the coding sequence ATGAGCTATCTCCAGGAATCCACCCGCAAGGCCGTGACCGTCACCTCGCTGCAGGCGATGCGCGCGGCGGGCGAGCGCATCGCCATGCTGACGGCCTACGACGCCAGCTTTGCCGCCCTGATGGAGCGCAACGGCGCCGACGTGCTGCTGGTCGGCGATTCGCTCGGCAACGTGACGCAGGGCCAGAAAACCACGCTGCCGGTCACGCTCGACCACATCGCCTATCACACCGAATGCGTGTCGCGCGGCATCGATAAGGCACTGCTCATGGCGGACCTGCCCTTCGGCACCTACGGCACGCCCGAGCAGGCCTTCCACAGCGCGGTGCGCCTAATGCAGGCCGGCGCGCAGATGGTCAAGCTCGAAGGCGGCGTGTGGCTGGCGCCGACCATCCGCTTCCTGGTCGAGCGCAGCATTCCGGTATGCGCGCATATCGGCCTGACGCCGCAATCGGTGCATGCCTTCGGCGGCTTCAAGGTGCAGGGACGCGGCAACGAAGCGGCCGCGCAGTTGAAGGCCGATGCGCTGGCCGTGCAGGATGCCGGCGCGCAGATGGTCCTCATGGAGGCCATTCCCGCTGCGCTGGCCGGCGAGGTAACGCACCTGCTGGCGGTCCCGACCATCGGCATCGGCGCGGGGCCGGAATGCTCGGGTCAGGTGCTCGTCATGCACGACATGCTGGGCGTGTTCCCCGGCCGGCGTCCCAAATTCGTGCGCAACTTCATGGACGGCCAGAGCACCATCGACGGCGCCATCGCGGCTTACGTGAGCGCGGTCAAGGACGGCACCTTCCCGGGCCCGGAGCACAGCTTCACCGACTGA
- the alkB gene encoding DNA oxidative demethylase AlkB has translation MTTRDLFADHAPVDERRIALGEAAFVLRGFALADAPALLAAVDTIAVQAPLRHMVTPGGFEMSVALTNCGALGWTTDRRGYRYTARDPQTDRPWPPLPACFLRLAREAAAEAGFPGFVPDACLINRYVPGARLSLHQDKDEQDYDAPIVSVSLGIPAVFLWGGHRRTDKTQRVPLFHGDVVVWGGPDRLRYHGVLPLKEAEHPLLGAQRINLTLRRAG, from the coding sequence ATGACGACCCGCGATCTCTTTGCCGACCACGCACCCGTTGACGAGCGCCGCATCGCGCTCGGCGAAGCGGCGTTCGTGCTGCGCGGCTTTGCGCTGGCCGATGCGCCCGCGCTGCTTGCCGCCGTCGACACCATCGCAGTGCAGGCACCGTTGCGCCACATGGTCACACCGGGCGGCTTCGAGATGTCGGTCGCGCTCACCAACTGCGGCGCGCTCGGCTGGACCACCGACCGCCGCGGCTACCGCTACACCGCGCGCGACCCGCAGACCGACCGGCCCTGGCCGCCGCTGCCCGCGTGCTTCCTGCGCCTGGCGCGCGAGGCCGCCGCCGAGGCCGGTTTCCCCGGCTTCGTGCCCGATGCCTGCCTCATCAACCGTTACGTGCCCGGCGCGCGCCTGTCGCTGCACCAGGACAAGGATGAGCAGGACTACGACGCGCCCATCGTGTCGGTCTCGCTCGGCATTCCGGCCGTGTTCTTGTGGGGCGGCCACCGGCGTACCGACAAGACACAGCGCGTGCCGCTCTTCCACGGCGACGTGGTGGTCTGGGGCGGACCGGATCGCCTGCGCTACCACGGTGTCCTGCCGCTCAAGGAGGCGGAGCATCCGCTGCTGGGCGCGCAACGCATCAACCTGACCTTGCGCCGGGCCGGCTGA
- the pcnB gene encoding polynucleotide adenylyltransferase PcnB produces MIKKLINRLLGRPAAETAPAIEPGTPAKKARAPRTPKPRAKATAGGVPRAPHVWNVEEHGIDPKLLSRNAVKVTSTLQEAGYDAFIVGGAVRDLLLGIKPKDFDVATNATPEQVQALFRRSRIIGRRFQIVHVTFYGGREQEIIEVSTFRALVDAVESEQVPAGKRVKRTELDHHTHAVDASGRVLRDNVWGTQAEDATRRDFTVNAMYYNPADQTVYDYHRGMEDMRARLLRMIGDPHTRYREDPVRMLRAVRFAAKTGFGIEPATRAPIAELGPLIHNVPAARLFDEMLKLLMSGHAWASLQELRKAGLHRGLLPLLDVALEQPMGERFVQLALDNTDERVKAGKPVSPGFLFASLLWHHVLEHWNRRRAAGEPLIPALHTAMDEVLDRQTEQLAIQRRFTADMKEIWSMQPRFEKRTGRMPYRLLESPRFRAGYDFLALRCASGELPQELAAWWTDFQDSDGDAREALIAQAKHAPSAAGGSTGGTAKRRRRRRGPAKSDTVADVSPGSSEGT; encoded by the coding sequence GTGATCAAGAAACTCATCAACCGCCTGCTGGGCAGGCCCGCCGCGGAAACCGCGCCCGCCATCGAACCCGGTACGCCGGCCAAGAAGGCCCGCGCGCCCAGGACCCCGAAGCCGCGCGCCAAGGCCACCGCCGGCGGCGTGCCGCGCGCGCCGCACGTGTGGAACGTGGAAGAGCACGGCATCGATCCGAAGCTGCTGTCGCGCAACGCGGTCAAGGTCACCTCGACGCTGCAGGAAGCCGGCTATGACGCCTTCATCGTGGGCGGCGCGGTGCGCGACCTGCTGCTGGGCATCAAGCCGAAGGACTTCGATGTCGCCACCAACGCCACGCCCGAACAGGTGCAAGCGCTGTTCCGCCGCTCGCGCATCATCGGCCGGCGCTTCCAGATCGTGCACGTGACGTTCTACGGCGGGCGCGAGCAGGAGATCATTGAAGTGTCGACCTTCCGCGCGCTGGTCGATGCCGTGGAAAGCGAGCAGGTGCCGGCCGGCAAGCGCGTCAAGCGCACCGAGCTGGATCACCACACCCACGCGGTCGATGCCAGCGGCCGCGTGCTGCGCGACAACGTGTGGGGCACGCAGGCCGAGGACGCCACCCGCCGCGACTTCACCGTCAACGCGATGTACTACAACCCGGCCGACCAGACCGTGTACGACTACCACCGCGGCATGGAAGACATGCGCGCGCGCCTGCTGCGCATGATCGGCGACCCGCACACGCGCTACCGCGAAGACCCGGTGCGCATGCTGCGCGCGGTGCGCTTCGCGGCCAAGACCGGCTTCGGCATCGAGCCGGCCACGCGCGCGCCGATCGCCGAGCTGGGCCCGCTGATCCACAACGTGCCGGCCGCGCGGCTGTTCGACGAGATGCTCAAGCTGCTGATGTCGGGCCACGCCTGGGCCTCGCTGCAGGAGCTGCGCAAGGCCGGCCTGCACCGCGGCCTGCTGCCGCTGCTGGACGTGGCGCTCGAGCAGCCGATGGGCGAGCGCTTCGTGCAGCTGGCGCTCGACAATACCGACGAGCGCGTCAAGGCCGGCAAGCCGGTCTCGCCGGGCTTCCTGTTCGCCTCGCTGCTGTGGCACCACGTGCTGGAGCACTGGAACCGCCGCCGCGCCGCCGGCGAGCCGCTGATCCCCGCGCTGCACACGGCGATGGACGAAGTCCTCGACCGCCAGACCGAGCAGCTCGCCATCCAGCGCCGCTTCACCGCCGACATGAAGGAAATCTGGAGCATGCAGCCGCGCTTCGAGAAGCGCACCGGCCGCATGCCCTACCGCCTGCTGGAATCGCCGCGCTTCCGCGCCGGCTACGACTTCCTGGCCCTGCGCTGCGCCTCGGGTGAATTGCCGCAGGAGCTCGCCGCCTGGTGGACCGACTTCCAGGACAGCGACGGCGACGCGCGCGAAGCGCTGATCGCGCAGGCCAAGCACGCGCCGTCCGCCGCGGGGGGCTCCACCGGCGGCACCGCCAAGCGCCGCCGCCGCCGGCGGGGTCCGGCAAAATCGGATACAGTCGCCGACGTGAGCCCGGGCAGTTCGGAGGGAACCTGA
- a CDS encoding 2OG-Fe(II) oxygenase, producing the protein MTGPRTAGPAPIGTPVDTFDWRAVEDALNDAGNAVLPGLLTPGACDTLTALYPHDGLYRSRVLMARHGFGRGEYKYFAYPLPEVIERLRTRLYPHLAPIANRWNQAMGIDVRYPARHADFLQRCHDAGQSRPTPLILQYGPGDYNCLHQDLYGEHVFPLQVAILLSEPGADFTGGEFVMTEQRPRMQSRPEVVPLRKGDAVVFAVHHRPVQGARGPYRITMRHGVSRLRSGQRHTVGIIFHDAL; encoded by the coding sequence ATGACCGGACCGCGAACCGCCGGCCCCGCCCCCATCGGTACGCCGGTCGACACCTTCGACTGGCGCGCCGTGGAAGACGCGCTCAACGATGCCGGCAACGCCGTGCTGCCCGGCCTGCTGACACCCGGGGCCTGCGATACATTGACCGCCCTCTACCCGCACGATGGCCTCTACCGCTCGCGCGTGCTGATGGCCCGCCACGGCTTCGGGCGCGGCGAGTACAAGTATTTCGCCTACCCGCTGCCCGAGGTCATCGAACGCCTGCGCACGCGGCTCTACCCGCATCTTGCTCCCATCGCCAACCGCTGGAACCAGGCGATGGGCATCGACGTGCGCTACCCGGCCAGGCATGCCGATTTCCTGCAGCGCTGCCACGACGCCGGCCAGTCGCGTCCGACCCCGCTGATCCTGCAATACGGCCCGGGCGACTACAACTGCCTGCACCAGGACCTCTACGGCGAGCACGTCTTTCCGCTGCAGGTGGCGATCCTGCTGTCCGAGCCCGGCGCGGATTTCACCGGCGGCGAATTCGTGATGACCGAACAGCGCCCGCGCATGCAGTCGCGGCCCGAGGTGGTGCCACTGCGCAAGGGCGACGCGGTGGTCTTCGCGGTCCACCACCGGCCGGTGCAAGGCGCGCGCGGCCCGTACCGCATCACCATGCGCCACGGCGTGAGCCGCCTGCGCTCGGGACAGCGGCATACTGTGGGCATCATTTTTCACGACGCCCTGTGA
- a CDS encoding DNA-3-methyladenine glycosylase family protein, translated as MTIAADLSEHAYRQAAMFLSSLDDDWARHIAATGPCRHAAKPAREPYEALVRAIAYQQLHAKAGDAILGRLLALYPGVDFPSPGQFLDTDETALRGCGFSATKLATIRGIAQASLDGVVPTRGKALAMPDEALIERLVTLRGVGRWTVEMLLIYTLERSDILPADDFGVREGYRRLKRLEAAPTRRQMMETGRAWSPYRTIAAWYLWRMPAN; from the coding sequence ATGACCATCGCCGCCGATCTGTCCGAACACGCCTACCGGCAGGCCGCCATGTTCCTGTCGTCGCTGGACGACGACTGGGCCCGCCACATCGCCGCCACCGGCCCCTGCCGGCACGCCGCCAAACCCGCGCGCGAGCCGTACGAGGCGCTGGTGCGCGCCATCGCCTACCAGCAACTGCACGCCAAGGCCGGGGATGCCATCCTCGGGCGCCTGCTGGCGCTGTATCCGGGTGTCGATTTCCCGTCGCCCGGGCAATTTCTGGACACCGACGAGACCGCACTGCGCGGCTGCGGCTTCTCGGCGACCAAGCTGGCGACGATCCGCGGCATCGCCCAGGCATCGCTCGACGGTGTGGTGCCCACGCGCGGGAAGGCGCTCGCCATGCCGGACGAGGCCCTGATCGAGCGGCTCGTCACCCTGCGCGGCGTCGGGCGGTGGACGGTGGAGATGCTGCTGATCTACACGCTGGAGCGCTCCGACATCCTGCCCGCCGACGACTTCGGCGTGCGCGAAGGCTATCGGCGGCTCAAGCGTCTTGAAGCCGCGCCGACGCGCCGGCAAATGATGGAGACCGGCCGCGCGTGGAGCCCGTATCGCACCATCGCCGCGTGGTATCTGTGGCGCATGCCGGCCAACTGA